A single region of the Candidatus Polarisedimenticolia bacterium genome encodes:
- a CDS encoding transglycosylase domain-containing protein, with amino-acid sequence MHTVRSRRRWLLAAAAAALALGLGALAVRPFLERAARTRIEAEAARRGLVARIDAVRIGLWPPIRLTGVALEKAGRWRLGADSVEAWWPGRTRLIVTHAILDGPAGLTVAAESTTWDIVGFARDDLRVTLGQPQAGLVLTRTADPEESTWALEARDLPMGRLLDVRRLNRPLLDGGTIRGSMTLRTSGGVARFDLKMAARSARLPALAGDGSERQALGEPTELDMQVAGSWRRADGALEIPRWSATIDGAALSGTLVVRELDTDPSVDLSLDVERVDFARLLRTSGLEAPGKLGPPSAAGHGDDLGSASLAARAQGRISDPASFVVTQRLDFTPPRRLPSAIERLRGGFVHEVGLGSGASRAIDVSPASPDFIPLSEVPPLFLRTLLLGEDAGFYGHPGIDLREVPAALLTDWVRGGAARGASTITQQLAKNLFLSNEKRLGRKLQELSLTLLLESALGKNRILEIYLNVIEWGPGLFGLRPAARTYFGREPQELTPAQMAFLVSLIPAPVKYQSSFAHGTPGPGLRQLVDALLAKLRSVEALTEEEYRQALDEEIVVQGRTPAAADDSGGLPGVPD; translated from the coding sequence ATGCACACGGTTCGCTCCCGACGCCGCTGGCTGCTCGCGGCCGCGGCGGCCGCGCTGGCGCTGGGCCTCGGAGCGCTCGCGGTCCGGCCCTTTTTGGAGCGAGCCGCTCGCACGCGGATCGAGGCGGAGGCCGCGCGGCGAGGCCTCGTCGCCCGGATCGACGCCGTGCGGATCGGCCTCTGGCCCCCGATCCGGCTGACCGGGGTCGCTCTCGAGAAGGCAGGCAGGTGGCGCCTCGGCGCCGACTCGGTCGAGGCCTGGTGGCCCGGTCGGACGCGGCTCATCGTGACACACGCGATTCTCGACGGGCCGGCCGGGCTGACGGTTGCGGCGGAATCGACGACGTGGGACATCGTCGGCTTCGCCCGCGACGACTTGCGCGTCACGCTGGGGCAGCCCCAGGCCGGGCTGGTCCTGACCCGGACCGCCGACCCCGAAGAGAGCACGTGGGCGCTCGAGGCGCGGGACCTGCCGATGGGCCGCCTCCTCGACGTGCGGCGGCTCAACCGGCCGCTGCTCGACGGAGGGACGATTCGCGGCTCGATGACTCTCAGGACATCGGGCGGGGTCGCCCGCTTCGATCTGAAAATGGCCGCGCGCTCCGCACGCCTTCCGGCGCTCGCGGGGGACGGATCGGAGCGCCAGGCGCTCGGCGAGCCGACGGAGCTGGACATGCAGGTGGCCGGCTCCTGGAGACGGGCGGATGGCGCCCTGGAGATCCCCCGCTGGAGCGCCACGATCGACGGGGCCGCGCTCTCCGGCACGCTCGTCGTTCGCGAACTCGACACCGACCCGAGCGTGGACCTGTCGCTCGACGTGGAGCGCGTGGACTTCGCGCGCCTGTTGCGCACCTCGGGTCTCGAGGCCCCGGGGAAACTCGGCCCGCCGTCGGCGGCCGGGCACGGCGACGACCTGGGCTCCGCCTCGCTCGCCGCCCGCGCGCAGGGGCGGATCTCCGATCCGGCTTCCTTCGTGGTGACACAGCGGCTCGACTTCACGCCGCCGCGGCGCCTCCCGTCCGCCATCGAGAGGCTTCGCGGAGGCTTCGTCCACGAGGTAGGCCTGGGCTCGGGCGCCAGCCGGGCGATCGACGTTTCGCCGGCGTCCCCCGACTTCATCCCGCTCTCCGAGGTGCCGCCGCTCTTTCTGCGCACGCTCCTTCTGGGAGAGGATGCAGGCTTCTACGGCCATCCCGGCATCGATCTCAGGGAGGTGCCCGCGGCGCTCCTGACCGACTGGGTCAGGGGGGGCGCCGCGCGCGGCGCGTCGACGATCACGCAGCAGCTCGCCAAGAATCTGTTCCTGTCCAACGAGAAGCGCCTCGGACGGAAGCTCCAGGAGCTGTCCCTCACGCTCCTTCTCGAGTCGGCCCTCGGCAAGAACCGGATCCTGGAGATCTACCTGAACGTCATCGAGTGGGGCCCGGGTCTCTTCGGACTCCGGCCCGCAGCCCGCACCTACTTCGGCCGGGAGCCTCAAGAGTTGACGCCGGCCCAGATGGCGTTCCTGGTTTCGCTGATCCCCGCGCCCGTGAAGTACCAGAGCTCCTTTGCGCACGGCACGCCCGGGCCCGGCCTGCGGCAGCTCGTGGACGCCCTGCTCGCGAAGCTGCGTTCCGTGGAGGCCCTGACCGAGGAGGAATACCGCCAGGCCCTGGACGAGGAGATCGTGGTCCAGGGTCGGACTCCCGCGGCCGCTGACGACAGCGGCGGTCTACCAGGCGTGCCGGATTAG
- a CDS encoding polysaccharide pyruvyl transferase family protein, with protein MKYRIAISGSYGGMNLGDEAILEAILKEIQASGLEVEIVVFSKNPADTEQRHKVHPVAIREIHKDEVLDELKKLDLLILGGGGLLFDGRVEEYLRDVNWTKDLGIPVMVYAISVGPLQTPESKKLVVETLNRVDVITVREGEAKRTLHDLGVNQDIEVTADPALLLKPQPFTKEMLKKEGVDPDVPLVGFSVREPGPAAPQLDVEQYHAILANAADFMVERFDAQILFVPMERGESRDPQHSHAVISKMANAQRASVLKGDYTSAQVLGLVGHMSFSVGMRLHFLIFSGIQKIPFVPLPYASKVSGFLADVDMPMPSIGQLNVGKLCAFLDRSWDTRKKIVKNLEEKIPPLQERARRTNQILCELLKSLRPRQGES; from the coding sequence ATGAAATATCGGATCGCGATATCCGGATCGTATGGAGGCATGAACCTCGGCGACGAGGCGATCCTCGAGGCCATCCTGAAGGAGATTCAGGCGTCCGGGCTGGAGGTGGAGATCGTCGTGTTCTCGAAGAACCCGGCGGACACCGAGCAACGGCACAAGGTTCATCCCGTCGCGATTCGCGAGATCCACAAGGATGAGGTCCTGGACGAGCTGAAGAAGCTCGACCTCCTCATCCTGGGGGGCGGGGGGCTCCTCTTCGACGGTCGTGTCGAAGAGTATCTGCGGGATGTCAACTGGACCAAGGACCTGGGCATCCCGGTCATGGTGTATGCGATCAGCGTGGGGCCGCTCCAGACGCCGGAATCGAAGAAGCTGGTCGTGGAAACGCTGAACCGGGTGGACGTCATCACCGTGCGCGAGGGGGAAGCGAAGAGGACGCTGCATGACCTGGGGGTGAACCAGGACATCGAGGTGACCGCGGATCCGGCCCTGCTCTTGAAGCCGCAGCCGTTCACCAAGGAGATGCTCAAGAAGGAAGGGGTGGATCCGGACGTGCCCCTGGTCGGGTTTTCCGTTCGCGAGCCCGGCCCGGCCGCGCCGCAGCTGGACGTCGAGCAGTACCACGCCATTCTTGCCAACGCCGCCGACTTCATGGTCGAGCGGTTCGACGCGCAGATTCTATTCGTCCCCATGGAACGCGGTGAGAGCCGCGATCCCCAGCATTCTCACGCGGTCATCTCGAAGATGGCCAACGCCCAGCGGGCGAGCGTCCTGAAGGGGGACTACACGTCGGCGCAGGTCCTGGGGCTGGTGGGGCACATGTCCTTCAGCGTCGGCATGCGTCTTCACTTCCTGATTTTCTCCGGGATCCAGAAGATCCCGTTCGTCCCGCTTCCTTATGCGTCGAAGGTCTCGGGCTTTCTCGCCGATGTCGACATGCCGATGCCGTCGATCGGCCAGCTGAACGTGGGGAAGCTCTGTGCGTTCCTGGATCGATCCTGGGATACGCGCAAGAAGATCGTCAAGAATCTCGAGGAGAAAATCCCTCCACTCCAGGAACGAGCCAGGCGAACCAATCAGATCCTCTGCGAGCTCCTCAAGTCGCTGCGCCCCAGGCAGGGCGAGTCGTAA
- a CDS encoding FAD-dependent oxidoreductase, producing MPALRRPEHATLIDLPPRRAQVAARTDVLVVGGGPSGLGAALGAAAAGARVILAERYGFLGGNATAALVMPLMSFHTQHHRPEKEGSVALFPTDHGRGNPLIAGALQVLLERMVSAGGAIEPSLKTGYTVPFDPETFKRVALELLDEAGVDFLFHAFASDALVEHHTIRGVVFETKSGPVVIHARVVIDATGDGDVAARAGAPFEVGRESDRLVQPMTLMFRIAEFDRSAFAGYVKEHPDQWRGVHGLWDLVRKATAAGDLALPRDNVLFFATPHEREVSMNSTRITRVLGVDVWDLSYAEWETRRQMSQIAAFLRRYVPGFDQSYVTQSGMHVGVRETRRISGEYQLNEKDILEARKFPDAIARSAYPIDIHDPEGTGTVLKRLPPGDWYEIPLRCLLPQGVDGLVVAGRCISGTHEAHSSYRVMPVAMALGQAAGVCAAQAVKTGSLPRVVPPDTVRAELIRQGASLSG from the coding sequence ATGCCCGCCCTCCGGCGACCGGAGCACGCGACCCTGATCGACCTGCCGCCCCGCCGCGCCCAGGTGGCGGCGCGGACGGACGTCCTGGTGGTCGGCGGGGGTCCGTCGGGTCTCGGCGCCGCGCTCGGCGCGGCGGCGGCCGGTGCCCGGGTGATCCTGGCCGAACGGTACGGGTTCCTGGGTGGGAACGCGACGGCCGCGCTGGTCATGCCGCTGATGTCCTTTCACACGCAACATCACCGTCCCGAAAAGGAAGGCTCGGTCGCCCTGTTCCCGACCGATCACGGGCGGGGGAATCCGTTGATCGCGGGGGCGTTGCAGGTGCTGCTGGAGCGCATGGTCAGCGCGGGAGGGGCGATCGAGCCCTCGCTGAAGACGGGATACACCGTCCCCTTCGATCCCGAGACGTTCAAACGGGTCGCCTTGGAGCTCCTGGACGAAGCGGGAGTCGATTTCCTGTTCCATGCGTTCGCGAGCGATGCCCTCGTCGAGCATCACACGATCCGGGGTGTCGTGTTCGAGACCAAGTCGGGCCCGGTGGTCATCCATGCGAGGGTCGTGATCGATGCGACGGGGGACGGCGACGTGGCGGCCCGGGCCGGCGCACCTTTCGAAGTCGGCCGTGAGTCGGATCGGCTGGTCCAACCCATGACCCTCATGTTCCGGATCGCTGAATTCGATCGGTCGGCGTTCGCGGGTTACGTCAAGGAACACCCCGACCAATGGCGCGGGGTGCATGGGCTGTGGGACCTCGTCCGGAAGGCGACGGCGGCGGGGGACCTCGCGCTTCCCAGGGACAACGTGCTGTTCTTCGCGACGCCCCACGAACGGGAAGTGAGCATGAACAGCACCCGGATCACCCGCGTGCTCGGTGTCGATGTGTGGGACCTTTCCTACGCGGAATGGGAGACGCGCCGGCAGATGAGTCAGATCGCCGCCTTCCTGCGCCGCTACGTGCCGGGCTTCGACCAGTCCTACGTGACCCAGAGCGGGATGCATGTCGGTGTGCGGGAAACACGAAGGATTTCGGGGGAGTACCAGCTCAACGAGAAAGACATCCTGGAGGCCCGCAAGTTCCCCGACGCGATCGCGCGCAGCGCCTATCCGATCGATATCCATGATCCCGAGGGGACGGGGACGGTCCTCAAGCGTCTGCCCCCCGGAGATTGGTACGAGATTCCGCTGCGGTGTCTTCTGCCTCAAGGAGTGGACGGCCTGGTCGTGGCGGGCCGGTGCATTTCAGGGACCCATGAGGCGCATTCTTCCTATCGTGTCATGCCGGTCGCCATGGCGCTCGGGCAGGCCGCCGGTGTGTGCGCGGCCCAGGCGGTCAAGACGGGGTCGTTGCCGCGCGTGGTGCCTCCTGACACTGTGCGGGCCGAGCTCATTCGTCAGGGGGCGAGCCTCAGCGGTTAG
- a CDS encoding BON domain-containing protein: MNRHWGRLFVVLPITAMLALGCARTAQPSENPRTAGDAIQDATITASVKIALALKPGVAATEINVDTDRGVVTLRGEVGTEAERQLAVMVARDVGSVTEVVNDIRVRG; encoded by the coding sequence ATGAATCGCCATTGGGGACGCTTGTTCGTGGTACTGCCAATCACCGCCATGCTGGCCCTGGGCTGCGCACGAACGGCCCAGCCATCCGAAAACCCCCGAACGGCGGGTGACGCGATCCAGGACGCCACGATCACCGCATCCGTGAAGATCGCGCTCGCGCTCAAGCCCGGCGTCGCGGCGACGGAGATCAACGTCGACACGGACCGGGGTGTTGTGACGCTGAGAGGTGAAGTCGGCACCGAGGCGGAGCGCCAGCTCGCCGTGATGGTCGCCAGGGATGTCGGCAGCGTCACGGAAGTCGTGAACGACATCAGGGTTCGCGGCTGA
- a CDS encoding P-II family nitrogen regulator, with amino-acid sequence MKLIVAIVRPEKLNDVLEALYKEEVRGLTITPARGHGGELESVETYRGMTVKMDLVDKIRLDIGVSEPFVERTVQAIMRSGRTGEVGDGKIFVLPVQKVYRIRTGEEDVEAVTPLV; translated from the coding sequence ATGAAACTGATCGTCGCGATCGTGCGCCCCGAGAAGCTGAACGACGTTCTGGAGGCCCTGTACAAGGAGGAGGTCCGGGGGCTGACGATCACACCGGCCCGCGGTCACGGGGGGGAGCTCGAGAGCGTGGAGACCTACCGCGGGATGACCGTGAAGATGGACCTTGTCGACAAGATCCGCCTGGACATCGGCGTCTCGGAGCCGTTCGTGGAGAGAACGGTGCAGGCGATCATGAGGTCGGGCCGGACCGGCGAGGTCGGCGACGGCAAGATCTTCGTGCTCCCGGTGCAGAAGGTCTATCGCATCAGGACGGGCGAAGAGGACGTCGAGGCCGTGACTCCCCTGGTCTGA
- a CDS encoding ammonium transporter translates to MQDPPAATLLNAADTAWMLVATALVLLMTPALAFFYGGLVRSKNALNTMMMSLASLGAVGIAWVVAGYSLAFAPGNDWIGGGAHLFLNGVGLEPKGSIPHLLFMAYQGTFAIITAALISGAIVERMRFGPYLAFITLWALIVYAPVAHWVWGGGWLARLGALDFAGGTVVHVNAGVGALLAAVLLGPRKDYGRQALLPHSVPFVLLGASLLWFGWFGFNGGSALGANVSAALAFVNTLVAPMGTLVVWMLLDLARTGKATAVGAATGIVVGLVAITPGAGFVSPMSAVGIGAIAAIPSYYAIQWRSRTRLDDSLDVLSAHGVGGAFGALLTGVFAARVWGGTDGLLSGQPAQLARQAAAVLATAIYSAAGTYILLKVVGLMARMRAGRREEGVGMDVPQHGEEAYTSGEGAILVMTDRAPAVSLAQEGPP, encoded by the coding sequence ATGCAAGATCCACCGGCAGCAACTCTCCTCAACGCAGCCGACACGGCATGGATGCTGGTCGCGACGGCGCTCGTGCTTCTGATGACGCCGGCTCTCGCCTTCTTCTACGGAGGGCTGGTGCGCTCGAAGAACGCGTTGAACACGATGATGATGAGCCTCGCCTCCCTCGGCGCGGTGGGCATCGCCTGGGTCGTCGCCGGCTACAGCCTGGCCTTCGCCCCGGGGAATGACTGGATCGGCGGCGGCGCCCATCTGTTCCTTAACGGCGTGGGCCTCGAGCCGAAGGGGTCGATCCCCCACCTCCTCTTCATGGCGTACCAGGGAACGTTCGCGATCATCACCGCGGCGCTGATCTCGGGGGCCATCGTCGAGCGGATGCGCTTCGGCCCGTATCTCGCGTTCATCACGCTGTGGGCCCTGATCGTCTACGCGCCGGTCGCTCACTGGGTCTGGGGAGGCGGCTGGCTGGCGCGGCTGGGGGCGCTCGACTTCGCCGGCGGGACCGTGGTGCACGTCAACGCCGGCGTGGGGGCGCTGCTGGCGGCCGTCCTTCTGGGACCGCGCAAGGATTATGGGCGCCAGGCGCTCCTGCCCCACAGCGTGCCGTTCGTGCTCCTGGGAGCGTCGCTGCTCTGGTTCGGCTGGTTCGGCTTCAACGGTGGGAGCGCCCTCGGCGCGAACGTCTCGGCCGCCCTCGCCTTCGTGAACACCCTGGTCGCGCCCATGGGCACGCTCGTCGTGTGGATGCTCCTCGACCTGGCGCGGACCGGCAAGGCGACCGCGGTGGGCGCCGCGACCGGCATCGTGGTCGGTCTCGTGGCGATCACTCCGGGCGCCGGGTTCGTCTCTCCCATGAGCGCGGTCGGGATTGGAGCCATCGCCGCGATTCCGAGCTATTACGCCATCCAATGGCGCTCCAGGACGCGGCTCGATGATTCGCTCGACGTCCTCTCGGCCCACGGCGTCGGCGGTGCCTTCGGGGCGTTGCTCACGGGCGTCTTCGCTGCGCGCGTGTGGGGTGGAACGGACGGGCTCCTGTCGGGACAACCCGCGCAGCTCGCGCGGCAGGCGGCGGCCGTGCTCGCGACGGCGATCTACAGCGCGGCCGGCACGTACATTCTCTTGAAAGTGGTCGGACTCATGGCGAGGATGCGCGCCGGCAGGAGGGAGGAAGGCGTGGGCATGGACGTGCCCCAGCACGGGGAGGAGGCCTATACGAGCGGCGAGGGCGCGATCCTGGTCATGACCGACCGCGCGCCGGCGGTCTCCCTCGCGCAGGAGGGTCCGCCATGA
- a CDS encoding choice-of-anchor P family protein, which translates to MSHGLKACRGFVTLALLAAGLLGAPSTVAAQTASQAKAAQATVPGATVLGITLPGTTTVLAGTGALPPGSAGALEASSVAGTVPSLMSGDSLHATVIGLPGEASSEASLASLGLSVGGNTISADFIMARARAVTGAGGSGSSDIDGLSINGVRIPVTGAPNQTLPIVGGTVVLNEQQTGAGGAVVNALHVIVTGVADVVVASAIAATP; encoded by the coding sequence ATGAGTCACGGATTGAAGGCCTGTCGCGGGTTCGTCACTCTCGCCCTGCTGGCGGCCGGTCTTCTGGGCGCCCCGTCGACGGTCGCCGCCCAGACCGCCAGCCAGGCGAAGGCGGCGCAGGCGACCGTGCCCGGGGCGACCGTGCTGGGGATCACCCTGCCCGGAACGACGACGGTGCTCGCCGGCACCGGCGCCCTGCCGCCCGGGTCGGCCGGCGCGCTGGAGGCGTCGTCGGTCGCGGGCACCGTTCCGTCCCTGATGTCCGGGGACTCGCTGCACGCGACGGTCATCGGCCTCCCGGGCGAGGCATCTTCGGAGGCGTCGCTGGCGAGTCTGGGCCTGTCCGTGGGCGGGAACACCATCTCGGCCGATTTCATCATGGCTCGGGCGCGCGCGGTGACCGGCGCCGGCGGATCCGGCAGCTCGGACATCGACGGCCTGTCGATCAACGGAGTCAGGATCCCGGTGACCGGCGCCCCGAACCAGACCCTCCCGATCGTCGGGGGCACGGTCGTCCTCAACGAGCAGCAGACGGGCGCGGGCGGTGCGGTGGTCAACGCGCTGCACGTGATCGTCACCGGCGTCGCCGACGTGGTCGTCGCGTCCGCGATCGCCGCGACCCCTTGA
- a CDS encoding post-COAP-1 domain-containing protein: MKHHQLPILLAALLVVIAIPAGAWTTNEVPCDFLTGGGYIIHNGAHANFGVAGGVKNGAFWGHLEYNDHGTTPPMKVHGTGVTGYFYVDANTRYIQGTCTINGVAGYTYEIKVTDNGEPGRGHDLFSIGLSTGYRAGAWSGDGPIAGGNIQLHKGNGSTTPPPGFTCQDTSNPAPTPTPTPTPTPTPTPTPTPTPTPTPTPTPTPPPSSTTRIEEDDPSVVYTGMWGSISRDDLSGGSIKESLDPAGTATLVFSGTGVSWISYTAPFNGIAQVYLDGTLSATVDTYAPTEHAQAVVYSVGGLPAGPHTLTIKVTFTWNPSGCCAWIVVDAFDVSS; encoded by the coding sequence ATGAAACACCATCAGCTTCCCATCCTCCTCGCAGCGCTCCTCGTTGTGATCGCCATCCCCGCGGGCGCCTGGACCACGAACGAGGTCCCGTGTGATTTCCTGACCGGCGGAGGGTACATCATTCACAACGGTGCCCACGCGAACTTCGGAGTAGCGGGCGGGGTGAAGAACGGCGCCTTCTGGGGCCATCTCGAGTACAACGACCACGGCACGACCCCGCCGATGAAGGTCCACGGGACGGGTGTCACCGGATATTTTTACGTCGATGCGAACACCCGTTACATCCAGGGCACCTGCACGATCAACGGAGTCGCCGGGTACACCTACGAGATCAAGGTGACCGACAACGGCGAGCCGGGACGGGGCCACGACCTCTTCTCCATCGGCCTGAGCACGGGGTACAGGGCAGGGGCGTGGTCGGGCGACGGGCCGATCGCGGGTGGCAACATCCAGCTGCACAAGGGGAACGGCTCGACCACGCCGCCGCCGGGCTTCACCTGCCAGGACACGAGCAACCCCGCTCCAACGCCGACGCCGACTCCCACACCCACGCCGACACCCACACCGACGCCCACACCGACGCCCACGCCGACTCCCACACCCACACCAACGCCGCCTCCATCATCGACGACACGCATCGAGGAGGACGATCCCTCCGTTGTCTACACCGGAATGTGGGGCTCCATATCCCGCGATGATTTGAGCGGCGGCTCCATCAAGGAGTCGTTGGATCCGGCAGGCACCGCCACGCTGGTTTTTTCAGGAACGGGTGTGAGCTGGATCAGCTATACGGCCCCGTTCAATGGGATCGCTCAGGTGTACCTCGATGGGACCCTGAGCGCGACGGTCGATACGTACGCCCCGACCGAGCACGCGCAGGCCGTTGTGTACTCCGTCGGCGGCCTGCCGGCGGGTCCTCACACGCTGACCATCAAGGTCACGTTCACGTGGAACCCGTCCGGCTGCTGCGCCTGGATCGTCGTGGACGCCTTCGATGTGAGTTCGTGA
- a CDS encoding type IV pilus twitching motility protein PilT encodes MARIDRLVQAMFQSSADRLIMASGERLVLVVGKEHRPVSPQPVTVAQIRDLLKEIVPPNLAGDVEQDGEHEFCYPAPAGTVTVKFTRDGEALRLEAGPLPITAAPSPARGPVIEGRKATLTIESLFVQMVREHCSDLHLTSGNTPLFRKHGEIVPVGDIVPFTAEQVAELLLSITPAEKRAEFERSHDVDFSHEIPGVARFRCNLFQDRRGMGGVFRVIPTDIQSAQELGLPPQILDLCNLHKGLVVVTGPTGSGKSTTLAAMIDSINRDQPVHIITIEDPIEFVHPVRKALINQREVGTHTCGFKTALRAALREDPDIVLVGEMRDLETVAIAIETAETGHLVFGTLHTNTAASTVDRIIDQFPADRQNQIRAMLSESLKGVIAQTLCRRKGGGRVAALEILLVSPAVSNLIREGKTFQIPSVMQTGRGSGMITLSDSLLELVKKGQVEPEEAYANAVNKQELRSMLERSGVKLQAA; translated from the coding sequence ATGGCCCGCATCGACAGGCTCGTCCAGGCGATGTTCCAGTCCTCGGCCGACCGGCTGATCATGGCCTCGGGAGAGCGGCTCGTCCTGGTCGTCGGGAAGGAGCACCGTCCGGTCAGCCCGCAGCCGGTCACGGTGGCGCAGATCCGCGATCTCCTCAAGGAGATCGTGCCGCCGAACCTCGCCGGGGACGTCGAGCAGGACGGCGAGCATGAATTCTGCTACCCGGCCCCCGCGGGCACGGTGACGGTGAAGTTCACCCGCGACGGCGAAGCGCTGAGGCTGGAGGCCGGCCCGTTGCCGATCACGGCCGCTCCCTCCCCCGCCCGGGGACCGGTCATCGAAGGCCGCAAGGCGACGCTGACGATCGAATCCCTGTTCGTCCAGATGGTCCGGGAGCACTGCTCCGACCTTCACCTCACCTCGGGGAATACGCCGCTGTTCCGGAAGCACGGGGAGATCGTCCCGGTCGGGGACATCGTGCCGTTCACCGCCGAGCAGGTGGCCGAGCTGCTCCTCTCGATCACCCCCGCCGAGAAGCGCGCCGAGTTCGAGCGATCGCACGACGTCGACTTTTCCCATGAGATCCCCGGCGTGGCGCGGTTCCGCTGCAACCTCTTCCAGGACCGGCGCGGCATGGGGGGCGTGTTCCGGGTCATTCCGACCGACATCCAGTCCGCCCAGGAGCTCGGCCTCCCCCCGCAGATTCTCGACCTGTGCAATCTGCACAAGGGGCTGGTGGTCGTCACCGGCCCCACCGGCTCGGGGAAATCGACCACGCTGGCGGCGATGATCGACTCGATCAACCGCGACCAGCCCGTGCACATCATCACCATCGAAGACCCGATCGAGTTCGTCCATCCCGTGCGCAAGGCGCTCATCAACCAGCGCGAGGTCGGGACGCATACCTGCGGGTTCAAGACGGCGTTGCGCGCGGCGCTGCGGGAGGATCCCGACATCGTCCTCGTCGGGGAGATGCGCGACCTCGAGACGGTCGCCATCGCCATCGAGACCGCCGAGACGGGTCACCTGGTCTTCGGGACGCTGCACACCAACACGGCCGCCTCCACCGTCGACCGGATCATCGATCAGTTCCCCGCCGACCGGCAGAACCAGATCCGCGCCATGCTCTCGGAGTCGCTGAAGGGAGTCATCGCCCAGACCTTGTGCCGCAGGAAGGGGGGCGGCCGCGTCGCCGCCCTGGAAATCCTTCTGGTATCCCCCGCCGTCAGCAACCTGATCCGCGAGGGGAAGACGTTCCAAATCCCCTCCGTCATGCAGACCGGACGGGGCTCCGGGATGATCACCCTGAGCGACTCGCTGCTCGAGCTCGTGAAGAAGGGCCAGGTCGAGCCGGAGGAAGCCTACGCCAACGCCGTCAACAAGCAGGAGCTGCGCTCGATGCTCGAACGGAGCGGCGTGAAGCTTCAGGCGGCGTGA
- a CDS encoding rhodanese-like domain-containing protein: protein MRPSRQLVVLGMFALALVPTVRAAGKKDKPSPEPFGRFTVNQVERRLAQPDVHLYDGNPPDVYAENHVPGAVHLNTDDIKEGVLPADKNSTLIFYCMNEL from the coding sequence ATGCGGCCAAGCCGCCAGCTGGTCGTCCTTGGCATGTTCGCTCTCGCCCTGGTCCCGACGGTCCGGGCCGCAGGCAAGAAGGACAAACCCTCGCCCGAGCCGTTCGGGCGATTCACCGTGAACCAGGTGGAACGGCGGCTCGCCCAGCCGGATGTTCACCTGTACGATGGCAATCCCCCCGACGTGTACGCCGAGAACCATGTGCCGGGCGCCGTGCACCTGAACACCGACGACATCAAAGAGGGGGTCTTGCCGGCGGACAAGAACTCCACCCTCATCTTCTATTGCATGAACGAACTCTGA